One Triplophysa rosa linkage group LG8, Trosa_1v2, whole genome shotgun sequence genomic window, TcagctaaacacacacataaaacaccaAGTAGGTTAACAACATGACAGGGATAAGctggtgagagagaaagaaaacgcAAAGACCAAATGAACAGGAAATTAAAGCTGCTTTACAAATACATTACTTCCATCATTTTGgcaatttctctctctctgatgtaAAGCAGACACACTTTAACCCAAACCACCCTTAAAACCGAACATACTTCATTCGTGAAATGTTTGCTTGAAAGTGCATTTGTGCAAAAGATCCCAAAAGACCCAAAGTGGACTTAAAATTCGCTTACATTGCTTCTGTTAATAAGTGTGTTTACTAAAGCCCGTTGGCTTACCGCAGAGTGTAAGGCTGCTTGTTCTTTATGGTGGACAGCGAATGCAATGCTtcttttgtgtgtgcatgtacgGGTGTGATTCAGATCAACTGTGTAGATAAATCTTCTCACAGGAAGTGCATACTTTTTTAAGTAGCAGGAAGTCTGTCAGAATGCCACTGacttgtgtgtttatgtgcattGTGCGGTACACACATCCTGTCAAAGAAACTAGGGTGTGATATTCAAAATCTAATTTCCACATTCAAATTTTAATCCTTCTTTCTACTACGTCCTTGTAAGTATTTATGCAAAACATCTTTGCAGACTTCCCATCAGACCTCATTCCCTGCAAATTCCTTGCCTTATTTCAAGACATGGTCATGCTGAAAACTGTCCTCAATGCTAAAGAAAAACCACTTTGTTATATGCAAGTGCATGCAAAACACACCAAAATAGAAAATATTCAGCTTCCTCTTTTGTATTGTCCAGCAGATTTTGTTACTGTTACCCTCCCGTGTATTGTGTGAGGAAACGTTTTTTGAAAGAGCCGAGTGAGCTGAGAGTTCAGTGTGCCTCTGTTATTAGGATGCACTCTTAACCACAGTCCTGTCACATGCTCTTATTAAACAGACAGGAGGCCGAAGTGTATTAAACCAAAGTGCTGTACTGAATGCGAGCATATGCACTACAGAACTGAAAGCACTGTTACCCATTTCAGCATAATATTAGCCTTGTTATTGTATTGTGTCATCATATTTTCAGTTCACTTTACAGGAGCAATGTGTGATATTaaggaggatctactgacagaaatgcgatataatacacattatatagaggtgtataaagaccttacataatgaagcgttctgtttttattacctcagaatcagagccattgagagagagagttgcgccaACGGAAGTTCAAAATTTCTGCGTGTCACGCGATTCATGGAGCCTTATCAGCTCCAGGaagttattttttctctttaaatgcttcatttctttcttctttaaATGACTTATATCTTTAAATGagttaaaagtttacctcagttggtctgttaagccgcagctccatgcgttactagtaatttccaggaactattgagagcctccatgaaccgccattgctgtgaaaaaactgttccattggagtcaacagagttgacgcgactctctctctaaTGGCTCTGCTcagaatgagatatttctatctatatacaccACGGgttcccttacatggaattcaccatgttgtttctatagtagccctaagaggacaaactgctctacagaacgcatttcgtaaatacgttatctccttcggcaaagatgtgaaaaacatgatgacatcttagtcccgtgtcagccaccatagagCTTCAAAAGGAAGGGGGAGGGCTAGAGTGAGCAGTTAGTTGCTtcgtaacctcaccactagatgccactaaatctattattacccaACCTATAGCATAGGTTAACTGTTTATCCAATGTTTGTTCtatccatattttacccaacccaGCCTTTTGAGTGCGATTCAATATCCGAAACAAGGAAACacgaaaataacaaaatgaaagatttctttttttaaacggtTACAATTAAAAATTGTACCCTGGAAGTCTTTTTGTCACGATAATCGTGTCGTGAAAATGCTAATTTAGGACACCCCTTCCTGTCACTGTTAACTCCACAAACATGAACACTAGCCAAAATGGTTCTATGTatagactttgtcatggctttGTTTTTCATCTTTCTTTACATGTACGTGATAGATAATGACACTGGATGGGTCTCAGACTTGTCACGTCTTGCACGTGTTTCTCAGAAGGGAGGGAAAACACATTAAATTTGTTCTTAAAGGCCAATGTACAGAGAACCTCAGCTTCGACTATACAGTTACAACCACTTCAAAGCTTAAGAGTAAATCGATGATGAtgatttgcataaaatgtagGTTTCTCCGGCGAATCAAGCAGTAGGAATACAGTAGACACATTACAGTGCTGATAAGAGTCTGCTGTGAACGACAGAGGTGTCTTAAAGGTAATGAGTGGAGCATCTGGCAGTGGATGATAATGCAGGTCTATGGAACAGACAGGTTAATGACTCATCCTAATGAGCTGACCTGCCTCCATACAGCATCCCCACACACAGCCACAGCAGAAACACTTTTTCTTCTGAACTGACAGTTCATCCAACACACGAATGCTTCAGAAACAGGCTAATGAGCCATAAACAGTCCCTGAGAGTATAAACATATAGATATTTTTCACAGAAAAAGAAACACTCGTATGGTGAAGTATGAATGTGTACATGCATCACGGTCACAAAAATGTGCCTTTCAGCTTCTCTTCTGGACCAAGAATCAACACATCCTTGACATGCTCTTGCTGCTGTAGCCATGCAAAAAAGTCcaagaaaatatgtaaaaagcTCACACAGACAAAAAACTGTTAATGTTTATGTATTACTGCATGTACTTAGCCTTAGGAACTAAGTAACATGGTTTTTACTACAGTCATAGTAATATGTGTAACATTGTTACTGTACCATAAAATGTAACCAAAGGTGCGGAATAATCTTGCTGGTGATTATTTAACAAGTTGCTGAAGACAGTGAGCAGTATTTTACGGTCAGTACATCAGCATGAGTCTCAGATACAAAATCCACAGTAGACATCCAAATCTGTGCCAAAATAGCACTACTAAAGCCTGCCAAGATTTCCAGATTTCCATTGAACTTTAATATGACATCGCCACACTGAATAAACCTCAAAACCATTCACACAGAATAGAGAATTTAATACGCGAGTGCCAAGAAACCTACAAGAATCTCTCACGCTGCTGTCCAGAGTTCCCGACGTGGACATTTTGTATTTCTCCTCGTGGAGTGCGGATGAGCTGAAAGCAGGCTGGTAAAGCCAGATAGCGCAGTTAAAAGAGGTTGAAGGGCTAAACCAACATCTTCTTTTCAGCTGCTTTACTATTCCTGAAGCATTTCCTCTACGGCCAGTAATGTTGATGCATTGCCTGCTCAGGGACAGAGCTACTGATGCAGCTGGAGTGAGGAGATGCAATCAGGGAACGTACCATTCACACGCCTGATATAGGGGTGAGGGTCGTGTAACAGAAGGAGTTTTGTATGAAATTCTTTGCGTTTTGGGACTAATCAGCTCATCTCAtagttgaaaatattttatgtctTTTTTAAGGTGACTAATTATTTGTTAACCAAAATGCTGCACTGTGCATTCAATGCATTACTAGAATTTACATGCACTTTTTCAAGTAACTGACTGGTAAACGTTTTCGTTTCTTGGAAATCAAACCCATAATATTGCCGTTGCAAGCACTacgctctaccaactgagcaaCAGGAACAAAAGCGACTGCTTTAATAGAGAGCCGCAatagaaataaacaaatgcacaaataatccctttaaaataatcaAGTCTGAGGTGTGAAGTCTTGAAACACTGCCCACACTAAAGAGAAGCCAATCTCAAGCAACACCACCCACATGCCAAGAAAACGCTCTTTTCCACTTCTGCCGCAAAAACAGAGATACTTTTAGGATGCAAAAcgaaaaaataacacaatctCATTAAAATTACTTTCAGGTAAATCTGACCTGAATTTTCTCTAGATAAAAGGCTCTTGGAAATTAGAACAATGACGTGAAGGCTGAAGGTTATTCGGGTTTAGTTCAATGGCACAAAATGACAGTGACGTCCATGATGCCATTCAACAAAAGAGATGCTTGGTCTAAGAGAAAATCTATAGGAGCTATGCTGTTAAAATTGACTGTTGATTTTAGCAGCCGTAGGCAGGAACAGATGGAGCAGGCAGCACCCCTTGGAGGTCAGTGTGGAATTAATGGCATCATGAGACTAAATAAAGACAACACTCCACTCACCAGAGCACTTCTGCCCTCCCTCAGGTTAATTAGTGTCGGCTGAACTACTACACACTTTTTCTTACTGTTGAGCACTAAATGAGGTTGATGAGGTAAATAAAATGGATtaaaaatatatgcattaggGACTAAACAGTAGAGTACATGTCTCTTAAAAACCTTATTGTAATTCGCTTTCAATATGACTTCACTAAATATCGCAACTGTGTGAAAGGTCTgagcaaaaaatgttttaaggatATTTATATTTCTTGTATTAGTGAGCTGGAAGTGAATATAGACCAAACATTCTCTGCCAATAACTGTAATAATCAAATGAGAGTTTTGTATAAacggtttcatcagacacacgcgcctggcccgaagtcaacttccagtttgtgtttgtttatcggtctggctagtggctaataaaatatctaattaatattcacattttattgtataatactagtattaaataaacaatttgttgaaatttattgtataattattttattaaataaacaatttgttgaatggatcGTGTAAcctttagccaagtaacagttctcCTACTGGTAaatcaaaataatactggctagacatacattacgtttgtttatgttgctttgACTACAAAAGACGAATGGACCACTTAGGGATCAGATTTTACCATCATCGATTCAGTCCGggattataaaaaaaacagattaaaccatttaaaattCCATAAGAACTGTGGCCACATCTCCAAGACGCCTGGAACAACCCTCCATTTTGAtgatacaatagaagtcaacagGGATAAAATGTTGACTTGGACTTTTTAGACCATGTTCAGTGAAAGTAAGAAACCAGAGTGTGTATTTGTTATGAAGATGTTATGCAACGCTCTTTTGGAATTGAAAAGAATGTGATTTTCCTTACCTTTGAAAGCCTCGAGTTCTTTcctaaaacacaaataaatgagaATCAATGTATACTCTAACACACCTATTAATTCAGCAGATGTCACATTAAGTCTGCCCCATTTAAAACAGGCACTGCTTCCCAAGATAGAACCTGCTGCTTTTCATTGGCACTTGAACTTTtgcatctgtgtgtttgtactAATGAATACCCGCACGCAGAAGCATAGGACAATAAGAACTGAGCGCAGCTGCTTTCCAGCTCACTGGGCAAAGCCAGAGATGTATAATTTGTCTGCAGGCATAAACTGTAAAAGCATTAAGCCTCAAAAGAATCACAGATGCCTGTATAGTTATACAACACAATAAATGATTTCCATTAGCTTATGTTGGTTATGCTTTTCATACCGTTTTCCATTAAGCGTATTGCTGATAACGCCATTCACCGCTATTGTGCAAACCTTCAAAATGCACTGTACATTGTACAATTTCATTATAATGATGAACAATCTAAAGTGCAGGTGTAGCGTTGCTTCTTTACACACCCCTCATTCAATTTGGCTTTTATAATATCTGCCCAATATTGCCAGCATGTAAAATGGCTGTAGACAACATAAATAATTCCTGTCTAGAGGTAACGTAAGAACTACACTGCAAATGCTCCCTTCATTGTACACATTACACAGTACACAGTAATAAATGGACAAACCCTGTATGAACAAATCCTTCGGTTGTGCAGTTTTCTGATCAAATTTGCTTAATCAAATTACCATTTGATTCAGATTACATCAAAATCTGAATATTTATCTGTAATTGAGCAAGTGCTCAAGAGAAAATGCTTGTCATGATTCTGATCTTTGATGCCATGATAGCCCTGCATACAACAGCCTGATAATAACAAGTACCACCTGCCATTGTTCTCACTTAAAACTACGATAAAACTTTGATTACGATAGCTACTTTGTCTTtcgtttaaaagaaaaacacgtaccttttcttcattttatagcTTTCCAGCTGTAGAATCTGAAAGTGCTTGTAGCGCTGATGCTCACACTGAGCGCACATATCCTCCAGGTAGATAAGACGAGTCTCCATCTCCTCAAAGTCAGCCTCCAGATGAGCTGTGCGCATGGAAAGCAAACGTgacgtttttttacattatgaaagggaaatttaattcaattacaaAGTATAAAAAGAGCACAAATGGCTAAAACTGAGAGACAAACAAAGTGTTTGGTGTCGGTGTGAGTTGCACAAAGGCAGGAACTGCAATAACACCACCAAGTGGTAACAGTAAAAAGTGCCTATGATATTAATCCATGATTTACATTGTGTAACCTCAGAGGAAATGTGATATGCCTTATTTAATTTCGGCATACAATAGAAAGCAAGTGCTCTACCTTTGGTATAAGGCATAACAATTGTATAGCACTTTAGATTTACCTAAGGCACTCACGCAAAAATCTATGGAATCTGTAAAGAGACACATTATATTTGACCCTGAACGTCAATCATTTAATTAAACAGTTTGAATCTAAATTATTGCAgttctttgttatttttacgCTTTACCTGGAAAAGAAACATCAAATCAGCAAACCGCATATTACCTTTATTCTGAAGTGACAAATAGATTTCATATTACATCACTTGTAACTAActgaataaagacaaaaaagaaaaacataactgaCCATGACATTACAAAAGCAAAAACTTCCTAGATTCAAAACAGCTTTGGGGAAACAAACATGCAGGCAATAGACTATTTACTGACTATTGTACACTGGCTATTCTATAATCAGTCAACATAACATATTTGTTGTAAGTCTAAATGTGAATGCCTGAAGCCAACAGTTTAGAACATGGACAACAGAAAGTGACATCAGCAGATGGAGCTCCACAGGAGTCATTCTCAACAGTGCCATGTATCACAGAGTGTGATGGTTTATGCCCAGACAGATGCTCTGCCAAGGCAGTCAAGGTGATTTCACCTCTCTAATGTCATAGTAAACCTTTCTTTAGGCCACATGAAATGTGCATTAGACATTCAAGCATAACCCAAAGGTATCTGTAAACCTGATTgacaacatatattttttactatagctTTGTTATTGACAATGATTCTTAGGTTTGATGACTGTGTGAATGTCTTACCAATGCGTGAGGTGATTGTCTGCAGGTCTGAGAGAAAAGCAGGAATCTGCTTCAGTTGTTCCTGTAGCTCCAGCACAGCTCCTCGCCTCTTCTCCCAGTGTGCACACAGCATCACTACATCCCCATCTACAGTCTGACATAGTGACACAACCAGTGTTGAGTTATCATTGCACCAGTATACTGAATTACAGTTGTTTAGTGTGAACCTACCTCCCCAGCTTTAGCACATTCTTTAGAGCCTTTATGAAGAGTGACCCAAGTGTCTTCGTATCtggtgaataataataaatacacatgTAATTTAGAATCCATTTACAATCACTATTAAACCGCAcatattgatttaaaaatattttctacataTTACAGATAAACAGATTTCATTGGACAATCctagtgttatggatgtgacatctgcagtcaaaaatgaaaaataaatgatcaGAGAACTAATTTATTGCTAATGTATTGCACCATCTGGTTTTATTTTCCTAAACCTCTGTTGAGTCCAGACATAAGAAAGATATCAGTCTATATACACGGTTTCTATTTAAGACGAGAGAAATATACAgatatggatgtgacaaaaaaagttttgaggCTTTTAGAGACAAACcacaaaatgcacaaaccacAAACCAGATGGTCGTAGAGAATGGAGAAGGTATGACTcttcaaaaaaatataaaatagttattatatGGGTAGTATATTAACAAATATACTGCACATGTGTCCTATGATGTGACATGGCaagaatttagaaaacaaactgttaataatatattattttgtattattaatctTTGTATatctaatataaaatagcattagtgatttgttttgattgtttttttttttttttgctctcacaccataggacacatttaggGTATATTTGTTGACTACCCAAGTACCCATATTCTAATTTTTATGTGGCTATtaatgaggaatatggacctttttggatgtgacaattctgaaAGAGCACTTACCTAAccttaaaaatggaaataaaatgctttaaaaactttgagaccttatgtatatttaaaccaccaaatattaacaaatatcagtatggagaaataaaaaaaaaatattttgtcatggTCATTTTCACGGTATGTAacatcttaaagtgatagttcacctgccaaaagtaaaacaattctgtcatcatttactagacctcttgtcatttaaaacctgtatgaatttcttttgtacacaaaacaagaaatttttaagaatgttgttaaccgataCCCATTaacatgcattggttttgtgtccatacaatagaagtgaataagTGTCGgcgctgttctgttaccaactttcttaaaaatatcttcttttgggttctgcggaagatagtcatacaggtttgaaatgacaagagggtgagaaaatgatgacagaactttcatttttgggtgaattatccctttaaaggagtaCAGATCTAGTTATCATCGTCAAAGGAAAGTAACATACCGACTGAGTAGCTCCACTCCAGCAGAATATTGGGGAAGGTGCTCATCTCTTCTAAGGGAACATACCACATAAACAATACGTAACATGTTGTATTGTTTTCAAAAGTATTATTGAACAGCTTAAAAACTACTTTATACTTTACCTTTGTTTCTTCTTTACTTTAGCCTCCTTAGATTTGTCACTCAAGGTCTTAATTCTGAAAAGAAGCATACAGTGTTTGTGTACATCCCGTGTAACACATTTTAGCCAGAAAACACACAATGAATGTACAGTAAAAGCCTGTTTAGGATTATTTCGAATAATGCTCATAAATGCAAGGTCAATATATGTTGACACAGCCACTGTTTCAGCCCCTCGCCCATCACATGACAGTCAGCTGCAAGTTATCATCCAGTAGTATATTTCAGAAGGCAGTTGTTAGCATTTCGCTAACCAAACATCTCAGATGTGTAATTTCTCGCCAAAAAGGCACCATATTATAGTGTCCATACGTAACATTCTTTGTTTTGATCATATCTAACATTTAAAACGAAAGAAACACGTTGCTTCGAGTGATATGATTAGCCGGCTAACGTTAATTAGCTAGCATTGACTTCGCGGCGGTGCGGCTCTGCGAGTAGTAACGTTAAACACATGCACCAAGAAGTGGAGATGTGTCACTTTTGAGAAATACTTGACGTGTTGAGATTATAGGtcataatattttataatacttATGAACACCCTGGAGAGTAcgaaaacagacagacagtcgATACATACCCTGATGTGAAATCCTGCTGCACCGTTTGTAACTTCTCTCTGAAATTCTCAAACATGTCCTTGAGCTGTTTTAATTCCTTAACACGGGCTtgacaaataacatttagccaCTGTTGGTTATATCTGTGTGTGCTTTCAGTCTCACGCAGGGGCTTCGGACATCGTTTGGAGGACAATGCTCTGCTGTCCCGTTACAGGCTGTCAGGTGATGGGATTTGCTCCGTCGGACAGCTCTAGTCTTGATGGTTTGTTTTCAGCCCCTGTTTTACCAGCGAAATTATCGAAAGTGAATCAGGGTGCATGTTATTATCTCATCCAATTTTCCTGACATTAAAAATTATGAATCATCCTCGATCGTCGTATTGTTGTGCTAACGTGAATACTTCCTGTGCAAGTTAAATTCCACACACCCCTATCTAAGAGTGAAAGTGACTATTTGTGTGTGCTTGTTCCGCAGTTCATAGCGCAATGAAGTCCGATTCATTTAAGACGAATCGGTCCGTTCAAACGCTTCATTTAAAAGAACGGTTCAGTGAATCAGTGGGTTGTCCCTCGGTAGCGTCCCCAGAAACCCCCACTCGACATTGTGCTGATACtagaaaagtgtttatttttttcgtCCTACATCGCGGTTTACTCCTAAACAACGTTATTACAGTCGAGTGATTTGCAAACGATGCGCGAATCGGCTCGACCAAATCCTTAAAAAGGAATCGATTAAATAGAATGATTCGTCCACTATAAGGGGCGGAGCTTTACAGGACAAGAGCTTCATAAACCTTCTCCCGCTGGTTTTCCAATGGGGTGCGAGCCAGCGGAATTTTTCAGCGATATACAGCTTGTGAAACAATAACTGTAGTCATTATGTTATTCCACATTACTCGTCCGGACTCCATTGTTCTGGAAGTGGAGGCGGATCCAAAAGCAAATGGAGAAGAAATTCTTAATAAGGTGAGCAACACGAATTCAGAAGTTTGGTGTTCAAAAGTTCTTTCACAGTTCACATTAATTCTCATTATTAACTTAACTTACCTGCAAAAATACGGTATCACAATTACTGTCATGCAAAATAACCTAATCCAACAAAAAGTTGGTGTGGTTAATACTTAATTTGTtgtttataatgaataaatgcatttgGATTTTTTGTTACAATTGCAAGTAGATCACGTCTTAAGAAAATGTTGGTttcttttgtgtatttatttatatacaaccGAATTAATAAAAAGATGGTTCTGTGCTGTCACACCACATTGCCACTTGACTTGAACCTCCCTTTTATGTAGGCTAATGCAAtaccttttaaatgtaaaaagagAGTAAAAGTGCCCAAATATCTTATTCAGATGAGAGCACACATGCGTGCATCCAGaaattattttagtgtttttgtatttgttgacttttatttttaaggtaTGCCAGAAAATGGGAATCATAGAGGTGGATTATTTTGGACTCCAGTTCACTGGTACAAAGGGAGAGATCTTGTGGCTGAATCTCAGAAACAGGATATCTCAACAAGTAGACAACCTGTCTCCCTGCAAACTGAAGCTGCGAGTGAAGTTCTTCGTTGAGCCCCATCTAATTCTGCAAGAACAAACAAGGTAAAGTTATATTTCAGTGAACATACAATATTTTCGTTCACAACCCCTAGTCCATCCATATGCATCATAATGAAAACTTTATTTTGTCTatgctaaaaaaaacaacaacgagATGGTCTGTGTCTGTAAAGTTGTTTGAGTAAGCAGTTCTCTGAAGATCATGAGGCACGCGGGTAAtcgttctgttttttttttccatttgtttttctCATGAGCGCAAACAGGAAGTATGTTACACAGATGTCCCAGCAGTGCGGTGCAGTTTTGTCTTTTTACCTTTGACCCACATCTACATGCATCTTTCCTATAATGTCTCTGGTCTGATTCGGTGGCAGGGAGTtaacagagctgcgtgtttgttcTTGAAGCTGGCATGCTTTCAGATAAGGAGTGCCTTTTGTATTTCCACACAATAGGGTAACAAATTGTTGTCTGGAGGCAATTTAAGCGACGTGGTGTGTGCAAGTGTTCGCATGTGGCACATGCGTTTGTATATGCATGTCAGGATCTGTTTCATTTTGAGCCATCAAGTTTCAGAAATGTAACCCTTTGTTCCAGTGTGTGTTCTAGTGTAGTGGAGCGGTTTGGTCACGTTGGATGAGTGCTGTTGGTTTGGCGGTTGGGGGTGGGAGGTGTCAGTATGCCTGGCTGTTTTTGAGTTGAAACACGTTGTAATGTGATTCCACCTCTTACATAATGTTATACAGCCTTATGCTGTCAGTCAGCCTTTGTTATTCTTTTCTATTGTACTTATCTGTCTTTTTACACCACATTCAATAATGCAAACAAATAGTCATTATGGAGGCTGTAGCCATTGTTAAAACAAGGTTAATGTTTTACAACCTGTTTTTTAGTAAATGAGGTAACTTTTTAtgattcattcatcatttagCAATATTTATGTTTGAtctatgtttatatatatatatatatatatatatatatattgtgtgaatGTATTAGGCTGCACAAGTGATTTATGTTGAGGTACAGCATAGAAATATGTGCCAAATGTCACAAGTCTGCTTCTGTTACTCCAGTTCACCGGGTTTAGTTCAATGAGTTACCCTGGCTTCAAGCCTGCTTTTTTCAAAGGTACTGTAGATGTAGATTGTGCATGAAACAAAGTGTGCTGTGACACAACAACTGAGTCTGCATATTACAATGTGATTAAAAAAGCCTACATCACAATACATTTTGTTGGTGTTAAAtaatattcttatttttatgacctattatgaattattattatgtgtttACAGTACTCATCTCAGTAGCACCAAGGTTATACTGTACTGTGAACGTACTGTATGTGGCTTGCCTGAATATGTCTTTTCATTTGTGCCATCATTGTGTTCAGCTGTGGTGGAGTTGCGAAAGTTTACTCTCATTGAGTCACACAAGTAGGGTTCTATATTTAGCTTGTACTGATGACACGCAgcacatttttgaaaaaagaCGTTTGTTTACAAAGAAAAATCGACTATACAGTGTGTGATGGAGCTGAATGTTAGATTAGAACGTGTTAGGTGTATTAAAATATTTGGAATAGTAAAACTGATTTTTAAGGTTTAGATGCTAGAtggttttatcatttactcaccctcttgtcatttcaaacctgtatggctttctttcctTGGCAGAACATAGAAGAACAATGTGAAGAACATAGAATTTtgcagaatgttggtaaccgaacaacgccggtacctattgacttgcattggttttgtgtctgtgcaatagaagtgaatgggtaccgccgttgttcggttaacaacattcttcaaaatatcttcttttatgtagtgcagaagaaagaaagtcatacatgtttgaaatgacaagaggtgagtaaatgatgacagttttcatttttgagtgaactatccctttaacaggttttgtatgtaatgtttctCTGCAGACATTTGTTTCTGATGCATGTGAAAGAGGAACTTTTCAAAGGAAGCTTGCAGTTGGACAGGGAACAGGCAATAGAGCTCTCCGCGCTGTTGGCTCAAGCAGAGTTTGGAGATTGCAACCATAACACACCGAAGTACTCCCAGATCTATGGTCAAGACCCAAGTCATGACACCATCAACAAGTAAGAACATTTGGAGTTCTTTGGAATTCTCTTTTTGAATAACAATCGTACAGAtaaggtttgttttgttttgtggaaTAAACGTTGTCTTTATTGTTTTTCTAGCATTTACAAGAGGCATAAAGAATGGGAGGGTGTTAGTCAGACTTCAGCGGAATATCAAGCCCTGCAGCTGGTTTCCTCTCTCGGCAACTATGGTGTGGAGTGGCACTCTGCCCATGACTCTGAAGGACAGGAGCTGCTCATTGGCGTTGGACCAGAGGGCCTGTTCATCTGCAAAACAGATTTCACTCCTGTTGACAGGTACAAATATTTGATAGCAAGCATCATACAAGTGGCTCATTCAGAAATATGTTTCATGCAATTTGataaaatgatctttttttcCTTTCAGACTCATATACCCAGTCATTCAAATGGCCACTCAGTCTGGAAAGAACGTATATGTCACCATCACCAAAGACAAAGGGGACAGTGCGGTACATCTATTTAAGTTCATCAGCACCAATGCTGCCAATGGATTATATCGTGCTATTACTGAGA contains:
- the mylipb gene encoding E3 ubiquitin-protein ligase MYLIP-B isoform X2 gives rise to the protein MLSDKECLLYFHTIGHLFLMHVKEELFKGSLQLDREQAIELSALLAQAEFGDCNHNTPKYSQIYGQDPSHDTINNIYKRHKEWEGVSQTSAEYQALQLVSSLGNYGVEWHSAHDSEGQELLIGVGPEGLFICKTDFTPVDRLIYPVIQMATQSGKNVYVTITKDKGDSAVHLFKFISTNAANGLYRAITEIHAFYRCDTVMSTVKMQYSRDFKGHLASLFLNESIDLGKRYIFDIQRTSKEVYDRARRALFNAGMAVTGCGGPRDVCGPCPSLRAEREERTCVSCRETHVLREKLQRLREALTCALCCEQEINAAFCPCGHMFCCYNCAGQLQYCPVCRSVVDRVQHIYLPTCASLLSLAEVKTAYSPPRGTATSED
- the mylipb gene encoding E3 ubiquitin-protein ligase MYLIP-B isoform X1 yields the protein MLFHITRPDSIVLEVEADPKANGEEILNKVCQKMGIIEVDYFGLQFTGTKGEILWLNLRNRISQQVDNLSPCKLKLRVKFFVEPHLILQEQTRHLFLMHVKEELFKGSLQLDREQAIELSALLAQAEFGDCNHNTPKYSQIYGQDPSHDTINNIYKRHKEWEGVSQTSAEYQALQLVSSLGNYGVEWHSAHDSEGQELLIGVGPEGLFICKTDFTPVDRLIYPVIQMATQSGKNVYVTITKDKGDSAVHLFKFISTNAANGLYRAITEIHAFYRCDTVMSTVKMQYSRDFKGHLASLFLNESIDLGKRYIFDIQRTSKEVYDRARRALFNAGMAVTGCGGPRDVCGPCPSLRAEREERTCVSCRETHVLREKLQRLREALTCALCCEQEINAAFCPCGHMFCCYNCAGQLQYCPVCRSVVDRVQHIYLPTCASLLSLAEVKTAYSPPRGTATSED